Proteins from a genomic interval of Streptomyces fodineus:
- a CDS encoding cell division protein SepF, whose product MECESGRGEPVSRYDVTDEQWEGLAQVVPLRGRDAWPSAVNHRSLPDAETETRRRFVVLRVNVFADAREVAETLMAGAPVLLDLTSAETEVAKRVLDFSTGVVFGLGSGMHRVDRNVFLLTPPGTEVSGLMEGVGVSGG is encoded by the coding sequence ATGGAGTGCGAGTCAGGTCGGGGGGAGCCGGTGAGCCGTTACGACGTCACCGATGAACAGTGGGAGGGGCTCGCCCAGGTCGTGCCGCTACGGGGCCGGGACGCCTGGCCGTCAGCGGTGAACCACCGGTCCCTGCCCGACGCCGAGACCGAGACCCGGCGCCGGTTCGTGGTGCTGCGGGTCAATGTCTTCGCGGACGCCCGGGAAGTCGCCGAGACCCTGATGGCCGGCGCGCCGGTGCTCCTCGACCTGACCAGCGCGGAGACCGAAGTCGCCAAGCGCGTCCTCGACTTCAGCACGGGCGTGGTCTTCGGCCTGGGCAGCGGAATGCACCGCGTCGACCGCAATGTGTTCCTCCTCACCCCACCCGGCACGGAGGTCAGCGGGCTGATGGAGGGCGTGGGGGTGTCGGGGGGCTGA
- a CDS encoding nucleotide pyrophosphohydrolase, whose protein sequence is MGRRDRGCHGGTPGRVTEHPLDLARLQRKLAEFAAARNWQPYHTPKNLVAALSVEASELVEIFQWLTPEESARVMDDPGTAHRVADEVADVLAYLLQFCEALGIDPLAALAAKIDRNEQRFPAPGAQGGPERPQLPEG, encoded by the coding sequence ATGGGCCGTCGGGATCGAGGGTGTCACGGTGGTACACCTGGACGCGTGACGGAACACCCCCTCGACCTGGCCCGACTCCAGCGCAAGCTCGCCGAGTTCGCGGCCGCGCGGAACTGGCAGCCCTACCACACGCCCAAGAACCTCGTCGCCGCGCTGAGCGTGGAGGCCTCCGAACTGGTCGAGATCTTCCAGTGGTTGACCCCGGAGGAGTCCGCGCGGGTGATGGACGACCCCGGCACCGCGCACCGGGTCGCCGACGAGGTCGCCGACGTGCTCGCCTACCTGCTCCAGTTCTGCGAAGCCCTGGGCATCGACCCCCTGGCGGCTCTGGCCGCCAAGATCGACCGCAATGAGCAGCGCTTCCCGGCGCCGGGGGCGCAGGGCGGACCCGAGCGCCCTCAACTGCCGGAGGGCTGA
- a CDS encoding D-alanyl-D-alanine carboxypeptidase family protein produces MSHGHEVRTGRRAVVAALAGAVLGTGVLAAAPAQAATTPQVSAQGAYAFNPATGKTLFGKAQDAPLRTGSTTKIMTALVVLSQPHLDLGRKVNIKKEYTDYVIDPTTHTQRYSSAHLILGDSMKVSDLLYGLLLPSGCDAAYALADTYGTGPTTAQRTKSFIAKMNAKAHELGLTGTYFDSFDGVSNGNNHASPRDLAKLAGVALKNSTFKRVVGTPVYKDMQSYRPGGGTHAMTPWENTNKLLGTYRGAIGVKTGSGPEAQFCLVFAATRGGRTVVGTVLADTSADQRFSDATKILDYGFAQSG; encoded by the coding sequence ATGTCCCACGGCCACGAAGTCCGCACCGGCAGAAGAGCCGTCGTCGCGGCGCTGGCGGGTGCGGTCCTCGGCACGGGGGTCCTCGCGGCCGCTCCCGCCCAGGCGGCCACGACCCCGCAGGTGTCGGCCCAGGGCGCCTACGCGTTCAACCCGGCCACCGGCAAGACGCTGTTCGGCAAGGCACAGGACGCACCGCTGAGGACCGGGTCCACGACGAAGATCATGACCGCGCTCGTGGTGCTGTCCCAGCCGCACCTGGACCTCGGCAGGAAGGTGAACATCAAGAAGGAGTACACCGACTACGTCATCGACCCCACCACGCACACCCAGCGCTATTCGAGCGCCCACCTGATCCTCGGCGACTCGATGAAGGTGAGCGACCTGCTGTACGGGCTGCTGCTGCCCTCGGGCTGCGACGCGGCCTACGCGCTTGCGGACACCTACGGCACCGGCCCGACGACGGCCCAGCGGACCAAGTCGTTCATCGCCAAGATGAACGCCAAGGCACACGAACTGGGCCTGACCGGCACGTACTTCGACTCCTTCGACGGCGTGTCCAACGGCAACAACCACGCCTCGCCGCGCGACCTGGCGAAGCTGGCCGGCGTCGCGCTGAAGAACTCGACGTTCAAGCGGGTCGTCGGCACCCCGGTGTACAAGGACATGCAGTCCTACCGGCCGGGCGGCGGAACGCACGCGATGACACCGTGGGAGAACACCAACAAGCTGCTCGGCACCTACCGCGGCGCGATCGGCGTGAAGACCGGCTCCGGGCCGGAGGCGCAGTTCTGCCTGGTGTTCGCGGCGACCCGGGGCGGCCGTACGGTCGTCGGCACCGTGCTCGCCGACACGTCGGCGGACCAGCGTTTCAGTGACGCCACGAAGATCCTCGACTACGGCTTCGCGCAGAGCGGCTGA
- a CDS encoding 3' terminal RNA ribose 2'-O-methyltransferase Hen1, with translation MFLTISTRGDAAHPATDLGYLLHKHPDKAQKFSTSYGRAHVFYPEADDQRCTAALLLEIDTLALVRRGKGKGRGGAPDAALAQYVNDRPYAASSLLAVALSGVFSSALRGVCAARPERAAGPLPLHIEVPALPARGGPDLVRRLFEPLGWTVSADPVPLDTEFPQWGDSRYVRLVLEAETLTLAEALRHLYVLLPVLDDAKHYWVSSEEVDKLLRAGEGWLPGHPEQKLITSRYLSRRWSLTRQAMERLELVRLAEADDSEVEEIDNAVGAEAEEEERPTPLAVQRREAILDALRDSGAARVLDLGCGQGQLVQALLKDVRFTEIVGVDVSVRALTIAARRLKLDRMGERQASRVTLVQGSLAYTDNRLKGYDAAVLSEVIEHLDLPRLPALEYAVFGHARPRTVLVTTPNVEYNVRWETLPAGHVRHGDHRFEWTREEFRTWARAVAERHGYAVEFRGVGPDDPEVGPPTQMAVFVTRTEKEAKAA, from the coding sequence GTGTTCCTGACGATCTCCACACGCGGCGACGCCGCCCACCCGGCCACCGACCTCGGGTATCTGCTGCACAAGCACCCCGACAAGGCGCAGAAGTTCTCCACGTCCTACGGCAGGGCGCACGTCTTCTACCCCGAGGCGGACGACCAGCGCTGCACGGCCGCACTGCTGCTGGAGATCGACACCCTCGCACTGGTCCGGCGGGGCAAGGGCAAGGGCCGCGGCGGCGCACCCGACGCGGCGCTCGCCCAGTACGTCAACGACCGTCCGTACGCGGCCTCCTCGCTGCTCGCGGTCGCGCTGAGCGGCGTCTTCTCCAGCGCCCTGCGCGGAGTGTGCGCCGCCCGCCCCGAGCGCGCCGCCGGCCCGCTGCCCCTGCACATCGAGGTGCCCGCCCTGCCCGCGCGCGGCGGCCCGGACCTCGTACGCCGGCTGTTCGAACCGCTCGGCTGGACGGTGAGCGCCGATCCCGTCCCGCTCGACACCGAGTTCCCGCAGTGGGGCGACTCGCGGTACGTCCGCCTCGTCCTGGAGGCCGAGACGCTGACCCTCGCCGAGGCGCTGCGCCATCTGTACGTCCTGCTGCCGGTCCTCGACGACGCCAAGCACTACTGGGTCTCCTCCGAAGAGGTCGACAAGCTGCTGCGGGCCGGCGAGGGCTGGCTGCCCGGCCACCCGGAGCAGAAGCTGATCACCAGCCGGTACCTCTCCCGCCGCTGGTCGCTGACCCGGCAGGCGATGGAGCGGCTGGAGCTGGTGCGGCTCGCCGAGGCCGACGACAGCGAGGTCGAGGAGATCGACAACGCGGTCGGGGCCGAGGCCGAGGAGGAGGAGCGGCCCACCCCGCTCGCCGTCCAGCGCCGGGAGGCGATCCTCGACGCCCTGCGCGACTCGGGTGCCGCGCGCGTCCTCGATCTCGGGTGCGGGCAGGGCCAGCTGGTGCAGGCGCTGCTGAAGGACGTGCGGTTCACCGAGATCGTCGGTGTCGACGTGTCCGTGCGGGCCCTGACCATCGCCGCCCGGCGGCTGAAGCTGGACCGGATGGGGGAGCGGCAGGCGTCCCGGGTCACGCTCGTCCAGGGCTCGCTCGCCTACACCGACAACCGGCTCAAGGGCTATGACGCCGCCGTGCTCAGCGAGGTGATCGAGCACCTCGACCTGCCCCGGCTGCCCGCGCTGGAGTACGCCGTGTTCGGGCACGCCCGCCCGCGCACGGTCCTCGTGACGACGCCGAACGTCGAGTACAACGTCCGCTGGGAGACCCTGCCCGCCGGGCACGTCCGGCACGGCGACCACCGCTTCGAGTGGACGCGGGAGGAGTTCCGCACCTGGGCGCGGGCGGTCGCCGAACGGCACGGCTACGCGGTGGAGTTCCGGGGTGTCGGACCCGACGACCCCGAGGTGGGACCGCCCACCCA
- a CDS encoding LLM class F420-dependent oxidoreductase has translation MDLRIFTEPQQGATYDTLLTVAKATEDLGFDAFFRSDHYLPMGSAGGLPGPTDAWITLAGLARETKRIRLGTLMTAGTFRLPGVLAIQVAQVDQMSGGRVELGLGAGWFEEEHRAYGIPFPKEKFARLEEQLAIVTGLWATEVGKSFDFHGTYYDLTDAPALPKPAQKKVPVLIGGHGATRTPRLAARYADEFNIPFASVEDSERQFARVRAAAEEAGRGADALTYSNALVVCVGRNDQEVARRAAAIGREVDELKANGLAGSPAEVVDKIGRYAGIGSRRIYLQVLDLDDLDHLELISAQVQSQLS, from the coding sequence ATGGACCTTCGAATCTTCACCGAGCCCCAGCAGGGCGCCACCTACGACACGTTGCTCACGGTGGCGAAAGCCACCGAGGACCTCGGCTTCGACGCCTTCTTCCGCTCCGACCACTACCTCCCGATGGGCAGCGCCGGCGGCCTGCCCGGTCCCACGGACGCCTGGATCACGCTGGCCGGACTGGCCCGCGAGACCAAGCGCATCCGGCTCGGCACGCTGATGACCGCCGGAACGTTCCGGCTGCCCGGCGTGCTCGCCATCCAGGTCGCCCAGGTCGACCAGATGTCCGGCGGCCGGGTGGAGCTGGGCCTCGGCGCGGGCTGGTTCGAGGAGGAGCACAGGGCGTACGGCATCCCGTTCCCGAAGGAGAAGTTCGCCCGGCTGGAGGAGCAGCTCGCGATCGTCACCGGGCTGTGGGCGACCGAGGTCGGCAAGAGCTTCGACTTCCACGGCACGTACTACGACCTGACCGACGCGCCCGCACTGCCCAAGCCGGCCCAGAAGAAGGTCCCGGTGCTCATCGGCGGCCACGGCGCGACCCGTACGCCGCGGCTGGCCGCCCGGTACGCGGACGAGTTCAACATCCCGTTCGCCTCCGTCGAGGACAGCGAGCGGCAGTTCGCCCGGGTGCGTGCCGCCGCGGAGGAGGCCGGCCGCGGCGCGGACGCGCTGACGTACTCCAACGCGCTGGTGGTCTGCGTCGGCCGGAACGATCAGGAGGTCGCCCGGCGTGCCGCCGCCATCGGCCGCGAGGTGGACGAGCTGAAGGCCAACGGCCTGGCCGGCTCCCCGGCGGAGGTCGTGGACAAGATCGGCCGGTACGCCGGGATCGGTTCCCGGCGGATCTATCTGCAGGTCCTGGACCTCGACGACCTGGACCACCTGGAGCTGATCTCGGCCCAGGTCCAGTCGCAGCTGTCGTAA
- a CDS encoding DUF6099 family protein translates to MDAVRLILTSRRALAAGADAGEVMAEVWQAQALAQAIGSRLAVSGPPELRGEALGLTELAGRGCGVLDPPEVDLGDLRAAQLTELDDARETLLCLGGLLGEVGIALVGMASAADDETTYWQCMEAIDAADESRDRVLEMLRKLAAREETLREDDSRNTARTAARTAGRVPCEKEQLK, encoded by the coding sequence ATGGATGCGGTACGGCTCATTCTCACGAGCAGGCGTGCGCTGGCGGCCGGCGCCGACGCGGGCGAGGTCATGGCGGAGGTCTGGCAGGCGCAGGCCCTGGCCCAGGCGATCGGCAGCAGGCTCGCGGTCTCCGGCCCGCCGGAGCTGCGCGGCGAGGCGCTCGGCCTGACCGAACTGGCGGGCCGCGGCTGCGGGGTCCTCGACCCGCCCGAAGTCGACCTGGGCGACCTGCGTGCCGCCCAGCTCACCGAACTGGACGACGCCCGCGAGACGCTGCTCTGCCTCGGGGGCCTGCTCGGCGAGGTGGGCATAGCCCTGGTCGGCATGGCCAGCGCCGCGGACGACGAGACGACGTACTGGCAGTGCATGGAGGCGATCGACGCGGCCGACGAGTCCCGCGACCGCGTCCTGGAGATGCTGCGCAAGCTGGCGGCACGGGAGGAGACGTTACGGGAGGACGACAGCCGGAACACAGCCCGAACGGCGGCCAGAACCGCAGGTCGGGTGCCTTGTGAGAAGGAGCAACTGAAGTAA
- a CDS encoding YceI family protein yields MTVAVQTGTWQLDPAASTVGLRHKTMWGLVTVKGTFTAVSGRGEVRPDGSAAGTVTLDAASLDTKSAKRDTHLRSADFFDADHHPEITLAVRGADRLDGDGVRVTGQLTVRGISRPLTFTARLTDANAEGLTLDAEFTVDREQFGMGWNQLGMMRGLTTVTAGLRFIRAAS; encoded by the coding sequence ATGACCGTCGCCGTGCAGACAGGCACCTGGCAGCTCGACCCGGCCGCGTCCACCGTGGGGCTGCGGCACAAGACCATGTGGGGCCTGGTCACCGTGAAGGGCACCTTCACCGCCGTCAGCGGCCGGGGCGAGGTGCGGCCCGACGGCTCGGCCGCCGGCACGGTGACCCTGGACGCCGCCTCCCTGGACACGAAGAGCGCCAAGCGGGACACCCACCTGCGCTCGGCCGACTTCTTCGACGCCGACCACCACCCGGAGATCACCCTCGCCGTCCGCGGCGCCGACCGCCTCGACGGCGACGGCGTACGGGTCACCGGTCAGCTGACCGTGCGGGGCATCAGCCGGCCCCTGACCTTCACCGCGCGCCTGACCGACGCGAACGCCGAGGGGCTCACCCTGGACGCGGAGTTCACCGTCGACCGCGAACAGTTCGGCATGGGCTGGAACCAGCTCGGCATGATGCGCGGCCTCACCACGGTGACGGCCGGGCTGCGCTTCATCCGCGCGGCCTCCTGA
- a CDS encoding AAA family ATPase — protein MAVSPVSAEPPAADVSAASVPAQSRKSPESVDVRARITELRLSAFAGHRRAGFPLGPVTLFAGRSGAGKTTALAAYEALARLGGGAPLFEAFEDPLACVPQRARPDAGGRRGFRIGCTADGAEGPVRLDIAVQAEPDLRIVGERLTAGGVVLLETALRDPGRRTVQAAWHTAGSAPVTRAPLPDDRLGTALLPLRVAGKTDGQRQVLAAAEQMVVALRSVFPCDPRPERMRTPVPTGSGRLLPGCDNLADVLWRTRAECGRRHALLVEALRAGCAGQVTDLVAEPLPDGTVRAVLDRGDGPRTGLARLGDGELRYLALTLVLLTGPGVLDLDAPGEVPDALRTLTVLADGFERCLDPSQRRELLGTAVRMGERGHIRCVGAVSDASWAVGIEGVTVVHLDA, from the coding sequence ATGGCCGTGTCACCCGTGTCCGCCGAGCCTCCGGCGGCCGACGTATCCGCTGCGAGCGTCCCCGCGCAGTCGCGTAAGTCGCCCGAGTCCGTCGATGTGCGGGCCCGGATCACCGAGTTGCGGCTGTCGGCCTTCGCCGGGCATCGGCGGGCCGGGTTTCCGCTGGGGCCCGTCACCCTGTTCGCGGGGCGCAGCGGAGCGGGGAAGACGACCGCGCTCGCGGCGTACGAGGCGCTCGCCCGGCTCGGCGGCGGAGCCCCGCTCTTCGAGGCGTTCGAGGATCCCCTCGCCTGTGTGCCGCAGCGGGCCCGCCCCGACGCCGGAGGCCGGCGCGGCTTCCGGATCGGATGCACGGCCGACGGCGCCGAGGGCCCGGTCCGGCTCGACATCGCCGTACAGGCCGAACCGGACCTGCGGATCGTGGGGGAGCGGCTGACCGCGGGCGGGGTGGTCCTGCTGGAGACAGCGCTGCGCGACCCCGGGCGCCGTACCGTCCAGGCCGCCTGGCACACCGCGGGCTCCGCCCCGGTGACCCGCGCCCCGCTCCCCGACGACCGCCTCGGCACGGCCCTGCTCCCGCTGCGCGTGGCCGGCAAGACGGACGGGCAGCGTCAAGTGCTCGCCGCGGCCGAGCAGATGGTGGTCGCCCTGCGCTCCGTCTTCCCCTGCGACCCCCGCCCCGAGCGCATGCGCACCCCCGTCCCCACCGGCTCCGGCCGGCTGCTGCCCGGCTGCGACAACCTCGCCGACGTGCTGTGGCGCACCCGCGCCGAGTGCGGCCGCCGGCACGCCCTGCTGGTCGAGGCGCTGCGCGCGGGCTGCGCCGGGCAGGTGACCGATCTCGTCGCCGAGCCGCTACCGGACGGCACCGTACGGGCGGTGCTGGACCGCGGCGACGGCCCGCGCACCGGACTGGCCCGGCTCGGCGACGGCGAACTGCGCTATCTCGCGCTGACGCTGGTGCTGCTGACCGGGCCCGGCGTGCTGGACCTGGACGCCCCGGGCGAGGTGCCCGACGCCCTGCGCACCCTCACCGTCCTCGCCGACGGCTTCGAGCGCTGCCTCGACCCGTCCCAGCGCCGGGAACTGCTGGGGACGGCGGTCCGGATGGGCGAGCGCGGGCACATCCGGTGCGTGGGCGCGGTGAGCGACGCCTCATGGGCCGTCGGGATCGAGGGTGTCACGGTGGTACACCTGGACGCGTGA
- a CDS encoding MarR family winged helix-turn-helix transcriptional regulator: protein MPASDAHPAAPFTCPAAGSGLLPDELRAWMILLAATGAVEQRMRSVVKETLGVSHDEFLILCLLAEQPRTGLRMTQVADLLGRPKTRLTYQIACLQHAGLIARTSVCGDKRGVQVALTDKARELLSETSTLLAGTVRQALADSMGPDQRAAMCALVPDLPDPEGEPSGG, encoded by the coding sequence ATGCCCGCCTCCGACGCGCACCCCGCCGCCCCGTTCACCTGCCCCGCCGCGGGAAGCGGACTGCTGCCCGACGAGCTGCGCGCGTGGATGATCCTGCTGGCCGCGACAGGCGCCGTGGAGCAGCGGATGCGGTCGGTGGTGAAGGAGACCCTCGGCGTCTCCCACGACGAGTTCCTGATCCTGTGCCTGCTGGCGGAGCAGCCCCGCACCGGACTGCGCATGACCCAGGTCGCCGATCTCCTCGGCCGCCCCAAGACCCGGCTCACCTACCAGATCGCCTGCCTCCAGCACGCCGGCCTGATCGCCCGTACGTCCGTGTGCGGCGACAAGCGCGGGGTCCAGGTCGCCCTCACCGACAAGGCGCGCGAGCTGCTGAGCGAGACCTCCACCCTGCTCGCCGGAACCGTGCGACAGGCCCTCGCCGACTCCATGGGCCCCGATCAGCGGGCCGCCATGTGCGCGCTGGTCCCCGATCTGCCGGATCCTGAGGGCGAGCCCTCCGGCGGCTGA